One stretch of Bombus pascuorum chromosome 14, iyBomPasc1.1, whole genome shotgun sequence DNA includes these proteins:
- the LOC132914377 gene encoding large ribosomal subunit protein uL23-like produces the protein MAPKAKPTEKSAGKPAEKKTEKKTEKKPATVASTSKVTKPAAKTSTTTKKAAAGAAKTTTSVKPAAKPAAKPAPKVNAKPVVAKSKKNVQPPKKIPKGGKTAAPLQKALKTQKKVLKGVHGSRVRKIRTSVHFYRPKTFRPPRDPKYARKSVPNRNRMDAFNIIKFPLTTEAAMKKIEDNNTLVFIVHTRANKYHIKASIKKLYDVDVAKVNTLIRPDGKKKAYVRITRDYDALDVANKIGII, from the exons ATGGCTCCTAAAGCGAAGCCCACGGAAAAGTCAg cCGGCAAACCGGCTGAGAAAAAAACGGAAAAGAAAACTGAGAAGAAACCAGCTACTGTAGCTTCTACATCGAAAGTTACAAAACCAGCTGCGAAAACATCCACCACTACAAAGAAAGCTGCAGCTGGAGCTGCTAAAACGACAACTTCTGTGAAGCCTGCAGCAAAACCAGCAGCAAAACCTGCACCTAAAGTTAATGCAAAACCAGTAGTTGCAAAATCTAAGAAAAATGTTCAACCTCCGAAGAAAATACCTAAGGGTGGAAAAACAGCTGCCCCACTTCAGAAAGCACTTAAAACTCAGAAAAAg GTTTTGAAAGGTGTTCATGGATCAAGAGTAAGGAAAATAAGGACATCTGTCCACTTCTACCGGCCAAAAACATTTAGGCCACCAAGGGACCCGAAATATGCGAGAAAATCTGTTCCAAATAGAAATCG taTGGATGCATTTAATATCATCAAATTTCCATTAACCACCGAAGCTGCTATGAAAAAGATTGAGGACAACAACACATTAGTTTTTATCGTGCATACTCGTGCGAATAAGTACCATATTAAAGCTTCCATTAAGAAACTGTACGACGTTGATGTGGCTAAAGTTAACACGTTAATTAGACCCGATGGTAAAAAGAAAGCGTATGTACGTATAACCCGTGATTATGATGCGCTTGATGTTGCTAATAAAAttggtataatataa